From the Chelonoidis abingdonii isolate Lonesome George chromosome 4, CheloAbing_2.0, whole genome shotgun sequence genome, the window ttGGTTCAGCGTCCTTAAGTAATAGATGAATATTTATGAACTGAACTGTACCATAACAAAGGgcttggggtgggttttttgatGGGTTACTGCCCTAGGTTTTTTTAAGTAATGCCCCTGATACTTTGATAGTGGCTTTCTGGCTGTGTGATGTAGGGTTAACACAGCAAGTTTGAGTCAGTTAGCATAGAACAATGGAGTCATGAAGTTAAATGCAGAAATTTATGTCTTTGCTCAATGCTACAATGGGATCTGGTATCTTGCTGCACCCTCCCTACACATCACACTCTGCACTCGGGCCTTTTCATTACGCACTAcactccaggcagggccggctctaggttttttgctgccctaagcacaaaaaaaaaaaaaagccggagtgccgccccaagcacgtgctgggtttgctggtgcctagagccggtcctggctCCAAGGAAACAGGTCTGAGCACTATGAGCCCAGAATGCTGAATATGGTGCATGAGCAGAAAATGAATGGAACCGATCAGGGAATGGCTCATTCAGGTCTTCAAGGCTCTCTTGGGCCTGGCTAGCTGGTTGACGCTCCTGGAATGAGAGCACTCCCTtcagctgcccccagcccttACCAGCTGTCAGTGTAGACTTCACACATCTACAGCTGTACACTGAACTGTCTCTTGCACTGAGATCCCTGCTTAGAAGCACTCAGATCTGATCAAGCCGCCCATGTGCTTTGAACAGGCACtaaagaaaatacttttcttGCAATACTGTATCTGCCTGTTACAGTATCAGGCCAGGGTTAGTTAACCTGAGATGGGGAAGAGAGTAGAAGTCTCTCCCatttgcccccttcccctccccacacacatgtCCACAACATTGCACCAGGGCTGCACTGGACTAATGCACAGACCTCAGCTCTGCGGTATGGCTGGGCTGAGTGTAGCAGGGAAACTTGGCAGCATGGGGAGAGGCCCCTCTCTGGGGGCTGTTCTTGCTCTCAGCCATGGGAAGGTCAGTGTTGCTCCTGGCACATGAGACCACTACTATACTCCCACACATCTGTGTAAGGGGCAGGGGAATCTCTGCTGTTGCACAAGACGCTTCTCCCCTGCACAACAATTTCTTACATGGATTACACAGTTCTGTGGTGAAATTAGTTTGCCTCACTCTAGAGTCCACATTACAGAAACAGAGCAATTTGTCACAAGTGGGAGTGATCAGCAGTCTGTGCTCCAGAGAGCCCAGAACTGGACGTAGCAGGTGAAgttgcagggcaggactgaggtgtACTGATAGCAGCATctgagaagaggaaggggaggaCAGACCAAAGTAGCCAGGGATActgcagatcaggactgaggaGAATCAGCTGAGCTATTGGGGGAGGCTTGCACAGCCAGTGCTGTCAGTGAGACCTGGCGAGGGGGCTATTGCCAGCTGCATCACTCCCCAGTTACTTGTCAGGCTGCTCTAACGTGGGGCCTGTGTCCTGTTCCAgctggatgaggaagaggagaggaggaaaaggcGCCGTGAGAAAAACAAAGTAGCAGCAGCTCGATGTCGTAACAAGAAGAAGGAGAGGACAGAGTTCCTGCAGCGGGTGAGTGCCCCCGTGCCCTTTCCCCAGCAGGCTTGGTACAGCCTCCCTCTCCAGCTATGCTTCACTGCAGTAGgcacccctctctcctccccacttggAGAGGAAAAGGTGGAGTGTACACCCACTCCCAAGGCTGTTAAAGGCTCTTCAGCAATTGACCAGCAGGGGCTGTTCATTCTGCTGAATCTCACTTCTCACCCAACTGCAAGGTTCAGAGAGTTCCCTCCTCcagtcccctcctctccctgcatcTGGGAGCCCTGAAGCTGCCCATAGATCCTGAGGCCTGGTGTCTGGCCGATACAGTCTCTCATTTGGCAGTTTCATGGGAGAACATAGGACCAGTCTCCCATTTTTTCCTGGCTGGTCCTGCAGGGTAAATGGACCATGGCCTCTTGTGTGTTACCAGCTAGAGCAGGTAGCTAGCTGAACCTACTCTTGCAGCATGGGGTGTGCTGGGGCAGGAAGGCATCTGACACACTTACCTTGGGGGTGTGAGCAGAATTCCATGTCCTAGCACTGTGTGCAGTGCAGCTCTGCACAGGGTGCACATCTCACCCAAATAACCACAAGGGGCCACAAGCCCAACCAGTGCAACACAAACAGGTGCCCAGAGGATACACAGTGAGTACCAGGATAGACTCTAGAGGCTTGTCAGCCTCTGACATGCagtagtacaggggtaggcaacctatggcacgtgtgccgaaggcagcacgtgagctgattttcagtggcactcacactgcccgggtcctggccacctgtctggggactctgcattttaatttaattttaaatgaaacttcttaaacattttaaaaaccttatttaatttaaatacaacaatagtttagttatatattatagatttgtagaaagagacattttaacatttttagaaggtattaaatgaagactcggcataccacttctgaaaggttgccaactcctgcagTAGTAGAATGCCCATGGTCTGGTCATTTCTCCCAAAGCCTGGAGATGCCTAGTCTGTGCACTAAAGGCACATGAAATGCTCTCCCAGAGTGATTCCCATACAGTACACACATGTACTCTTCCTCCTACAGTGCATGGTGCCACCTCAaagatcacacacacaccattGCACTCCCACCCCCTCAGCAGGGATGCACCGCACATTCTCACAGTCGTGCAGCAAGGGACACCTCTTGGATGTGGTGCTCTTGGACACATGgttctttttaaagcaaattctCTCAGTAAGACAAGCCAGTAAAATCTGAACCATAAAAAGATCAGAAATCCTTGTTGCTTCTCTTCTCGCTGAGAAGCTGGGTCTCCCTTAGTTACTGGTTCCTCTTTACTTCAGGTAGGAAAAAATACTTCAAGTGCAAAAAATCTTTTCTGTAGTGTTCAGTTCAGTTTTATTAGATTGTATATGACATGTCTTTTGTGAACATGAGAAAAACATGCACAATCTAAAACAGCAACATCCTTATAATACATTCAAATGTCATTCAGAACTCTCTTTGGCATAGTGTTAAAAGGGCAAAAATTGCCACTGATTTAATTTACTACTGGGGATTGAGAAAATACTAAAAACCATTGTCCTTTGAGGTGATGgtaaagaattttttatttttttttaatacaaaagagGTATAATCCAGAGTGTTCTCAGAAGCTGGGATATTCTACAAGGCAAAAGATAATGAGGTAGATTTTCCAACACTCTAGATTTACACGGGCAAATCTGAAGATGTGAAGGAACTTTTCCATATCTACCTTTAAGGACAGCAGTTTCTATGGTTTGGAATATTTGCCGAATACATAAATGCAGATTTGATAACTCTTTCAAATATGGTTCAAAACCATGGGCCATCTTCAGAGTAGAAAAATCAAGGGCCAACACAGAATCATGAATTATAGCCAGATCTTCTTGTTGAGGAATATCTATTACTCTGTTTGAGTAGTTGATTCAAAGATACTGACAATAAGCGAGTAGTAGAAAAATTCAACTTAGCTATATTTAGCCAAGACCAGACATGATTTACACCTTTTAATGATCACAAAAGCATTGTTAGTTGTAGATATAAGCCATTCCCCCAAGATGGGGGTGTGTATCCAATAAAGGTGCCAATTAATCTTCTGGAACATCAGTCCACTTCGCTTGGATCGTTGGGCACCAACCAGGACAAAACTTTTAGTAAATGTGCGGTAGGGAACAGTCTTGCTTTGGATCCCAGGGAATGGCCAGGAGGGAAAGTCCCATTTGATCCCAGCATTAGATTTTACTCCCCAATAGGAATAAAGTCTAGCCAGAAGAGTTGGCTGTCACTGAAAGTTTTCTTGCGGCTCCCTGAGCTGCATCACTATCAGTTTCACGCTGGGCTGCTGAGCAATATCAAGCAGGGGTGGTTTGCAAACAGACCTTCGTTTGGTCAAGGGCCAGgtgtgaaagtaatttaaaggacttaccagtacgctggagtcctgagcagggggcaaGACTTCgactggaagaggtgtggcctttAAATACCCAGGCCCTTgaaatcacccccagagctaccagttgcagaggtggctgggagctcaggggcgatttaaagggcccagggctccggccacTGCTACCACAgcggagcccctggccctttaaatcgccactggagcctctgccaccactaccccagggctccggcagctgggctcgggtggagatttaaagggcccagggctctggctgctgcagggagccccaggccctttaaatcactagcctagggaagccggtccagtccagcacggcgtactggctcttgccggtacgccgtactggactgtaccagcttactttcacctctgctgagGGCAGTTTCTCTTTGTGTATTGTGTGTGCAGGAGAGGGAGATTCAATGCTGGGCACTGGGTATCGTAGAGCAGGTTGTTCTTTCCCCACAACTATGAGCTGACAGATTTAAAGCTATATTTGTGTCTCTGGCCCTGCTAGGAGTCCGAGCGTCTGGAGCTCATGAATGCCGAGCTGAAAGCCCAGATAGAGGAGCTGAAgcaggagaggcagcagctgaTTCTAATGCTGAACAGACACCGTCCCACTTGCATTGTGCGGACAGATAGCATCAAGACACCGGAGAGTGAAGCCAACCCACTGCTTGAACAACTAGAGAAAAAGTAAAGGTGGCACCGGCCAGGACAAGGAGGAGACAACAAATTGGGGTCTCCAAAAAGTTGCCTATGTACTGTATGAAGAACTGTGCACCGAGGCCTTGTCCAGCCAGAACCCAGTGGGCTTTCTTGGGGATTACAGGCCAACCAAAcaaggggaaggagaacatcaggAAGATGCCATTCATCCCACTCTGAGGCTGAAGCTGGGATAGGTCTAGCAGCTGTGGTGAGGGCAATACCTCTTCATGGCCCTTCAGCCTGCTCACCAACCCCAGGGATGAAGCAATCAGCCCGCTGCAGGGCATCCTGGAGCTGGATCACATTGAGATACAGGGAGGGGAAGTTGCATCTTCCTCTCTTCCCAAACCTACTGGTATGCACCTAGCTGGGAGTGGAGGCTTGACCCAGGAGAAATGAACATGTgtgggagatggatggcaggcaAAGACATGCTGGCTGTATCTCCCAGGTCTGTCCTATCTCCATCCCTCTGGATCCTGCCACTGCTCCTTGCACACACTCCGGAATGGAATCCGAAACAAAGAATTACGAACACTTGACACAAGCCCTGCCTTGCGGCTGGGCCTGTCCATGGCACTGTGGCGCAGGCGCCCCACAAGCACACTCAGTATAATGTTTACAGCCCAGCTGTCCCTGTCAGCCGTGCTTTTGAATGCACATTtttacacttttttatattttttacaaaGTTTTTATACAGCTGTCTCTATATGGATTTATATAATCACTAGACGTGATCCCATAGAAATGTATGTTATAATGGTCCGTTTGTTACAAATGCATATGCCACAGTTATCTCATTGTGTTACTTGTTAGGTGGTGTCTGGCTCCTTTCTCCTCGGCATGCTGGGAAAGGGGCCCATGCAGCCCTCCACACTGGCTCCGCTACCATCTCCATCCATGTACGTTCTTCGTAATACACAGTCCTGTATCTCTCAGTAAATGTTACTTTGACTTATTCCCTCGCCTCCTTTGCTTTGTCTGGATTGTGTCCTGGTGCTCAGTGGGCTGGGCACAGACTCTGCTCAGGCCTTTGCACCAGAGCAGCTACTGTCAGCTTTTCCTCTCATGCAGACACTGGCTGAGTGGGCTAGTTCCTGACCCACAATGATGGGTGTATGCATTAGTAATGGTGGCATAGGCCTAAAGGTAGTTCACTCCTTGGCTGAGTAGGAGGCAAATGCCTAGATGTACGTGGGCCTGAGTTACACCACCTTACATGTGGAGTGTAACTTATCCAAGAGCCAGCAGGTATGAGTTACAGAAACCATCCCATTCTGAGCCCTCCTCTGAGTTGTCCCTGTCCTGTGAGGTGCACAGAAGCGTTGGTGACCACCTTTGGGGAGGTGAAGTGGGCAAGTGTCATCTGCACATGGAAGAAGGTGATGTAAGACTTCTCTGATCCTATTCCCAGGTCCCTAACATGCCTCTTCCTGCCAGCCATTGGATGAGCCCAAGcctctctccagcctctgtacATGCTGCTTTGGAGGGTGAAGAGATAAAGGTCAAACCATGACTCCACCTCCAGTGGGCAGGTGGGTGCCCCAGCTCAGGTCTTACTGGTATAAAAATCTCTAACAACAAGGATTTGTCTCTGTAACAACAATCTGCCCTTAGTCTACACCAGTGCTCCAGCACGTCATGAATGTGAGTGGAGCTGCCTTGATGCCAGATGCGTGAGGGGAGAATTATTATGAGTTCTGTGCACATGCACTGTTAGGGCTTCCCTGGCTCCTAGCATCCATTCACCCTCCATTCTGGAGAGCTGAAGTGGGCAGAAGGGAAACAAAGCTGATTTAAACTCAATCATCATTCAAGGGGGAAAGCCTTGTGAATGTGACTGTGCAAAAAGTcagtcctgccagggagcaggccACAGCATGATAGGCacctgcctcggtttccctctTAGGTAACCCTAGGGCTCTAGGCCAGGCTGTCTTGCTTCAACAACACCCCTCCTAGGAGCCAGTTTGTTACAAAATATAGTGCAAGTGAACCCATAACAGAAGTCCCAAAACTGCATATTACCCCCACACCAACTTCTCTGCTGGGTGTGCATCCTTACCAGAATCCGGTGTTTCCTGCCACACCTAGGCTCCTTGCTGGTCCTCTTCCATCTCTCTGCCAGGACAAGTCACTCCAGCCCTTGCAGCTGGAGTGCAATACAGTTCTTTTCAGCAGGAACTTGCACAGACTCTCTGCTAGGAAGTAATCTTTACAAGGGAGCATCCCTCACTCCCCCTGGTCCTCTCACTGTCCCCTTGGGTCTAGCTTTCTTGAGTGGAGACATCAGTGGGTAAGACCATCCGCTGCTTCCTTGCCTTCAGCCCTCACCAGGGCCTTTGGCTCCAGCTCTGTGGCTTAGACCTAGCCAATATCTCTCCTCTTGCTCCTCCTGTCTTCAGCCCCCTGACCCTGGCTTGGAAAGTCAGACAGTAAAGCTCTCTTGCTACTCTCCTGCCACCAGTCTCCCCCCAAAGAACCACCTTCTGCTTCCTTGCAGGATTTCTCCAGTCCCCACTAGCTCTTCTCAACTGTCCTCCTTCTCACTGAACCAGTCTGCTCTGACTCATGGGACTCTCACTCACTGGGTCTCTCCTCCATCTGATCTCTCCCAGCAGGTTCCCTCTCtaccacccccccgcccccaccggcTTCTGCCAGTCACTCCAGGGAACTTCCTGCTTAGGGTTGCCAAGCATCTGGTTTTCGACCGGAATGCTCAGTTGAAAAGGGACACTGGCAGCTCCAGTCGGCACtgccaggctgttaaaagtccagttggcagcacagcggggccccagggctaaggcaggctccctggctccgcgctgctcccggaagcagctgccaggtccctgtggcccctaggtgctagggcagctggggagtgggaggcTCCGTGCGCTGCCGCTGCCCCAAGTACCggctccatagctcccattgactgggaaccatgaccaatgggagctgcaggaggcagcgCTTGCATGAGTGAAGGCAGCACGCACTGTGCAGAcccacctggccgtgcctccgcCTACAGGCCACAGGGACCTGGTGGCGGCTTCCTCGGAGCTGTGGTAAGTGCTAGTGGGAggccacacacaccctgcaccccaaccccctgccacagcccagagcctcctctaACACCCCAATCCccccattcctggccccacccaagagccctcacaccccctgcaccccaacaccctggcCCAGTCCataccccctcctgtaccccaccccctgcctcagccagtgaaagtgagtgaaggtggggaatAGTGAGCGAGGGATTGAGGGGGGAATGGAgcaagtggggggtggggcctcaaagcaggggtggggcatgggcagggcctcagtaggggtggggtaggggtgttcagttttgtgtatTTAGAAAGTTGGTGACTCTATACCTGCTTCTGGCCTATCTCCCCATATCTGCACTCGCTGTCCCTTAGGCCCAATTCACACAGGTTTCCTCTCCCTGGGTCTCTTTCCTCTCTGCTCTAGCCCCAGCTGCCCTCTTTAAAGCCCTTTTAATTGGTCAAATCAGAGTGTGCTCATAAAGGCACAGATacactggccctgctccctctgaAAGAGCCAGTGTCACCCTGGGACTGGCTGCATCTCTAGTTCATGCATGTAATTTCTCTGTATCACCCTGCATCCCCCTTGGTGTTTGGTATCAGCCATAGCCCACTACCTCCCTCCGCAGACTTTCTCCctggcttccccttctctctcttcaaTCTTTCTGTTAGGGGCCTCCCAGAAATATTGCTCCTAGATCCATCACTTTCTAACACCAAAGTGTGCCTAGTATTTTACAGGCAAGCTCCTTGCCCTGAGAGGCTCACAAAGTGAAAAACTCCAAATGCATGTGGGAGAGGATACCATATAAAATTAAAGTGACTGAGCAGTGTCATTCTTTCCACCATCCCCTTGccagctccctcccactcccaacacaTAACCGCCAGTGCATTGCCTTCTGCACAAGATCTGCCATAGCAGAGCAGACCTGCTCCGTCTTGTCCATTAACTTGCCTCTGGCAGTAGCCAACActtaatgcttcagaggaatgcaACCCCTTCTCCCATAAGACACTTGTCCATTATGCTGCATTAAGGGGGTTGAGAACACTTTTTCCTGATTCCTAGGGGATCGTGTTCTGGCCTATGAAACTGAGTCCCTCAGCTGAGCTTACATGCCTGCCTAGGTTATTGTAGTGAATCTGCAGGGTCCCTACCGGCATCCCATCCCCTCTTGAAGGGCCTGAAGTTTACGTGTTAtcagatggggaatggagaggCTGGCAGGCCTGCCCTAACAACCATAGCTTTGCCATCAGCTGAGGGCATCACCTGCAAGCATTAAGGTGGTTCAGTCTCAGGTTCCTCTGAACTTCCTCATGGTGCTTAGACACCCTGGCCTCAATAATCAGAAATGCCTTCTACTTGCACCACCTCCACCTGGCAGGAAGCTGCCCCTCTCCCAGTCTGATGCAGACCTGGGCCCAGTGATCTATTGACTCTCACTTCCAGGTTTAGATATTGCAACACACAATACCTTGGACTAAAGGGGCAGACAATGAAGAAGCTCTAGATGTTACAATGTGCAGCAGCCTGGTGTTCCATCCAGCAAAGGACACTGACAACACATATCCCCAGTGCTCTACAAGCTGCACTGAATCCCTAACTAGTACAAGACCTCAGTTATCTGAGAGGTCACCTCCCTTGCTGTGACCCTCTCCTACTCTGCCCTTTGCATTTTCAAGGTTTTCAAGAGCTAATAATGCTAAAGATGAGACAGCTGCAGGGACTGGGCATTCTTTGGCAAATTGCCATTGTGATGGGGCATCTACCCCATACaaggcctgaaggggttaaagtgCCTAGGCTGCACCTGGATGAGTCAGGCAACAAGGACTAATTAGAGaggaggctcagctgggcaggaacaggaggggcctgtataaagcccagtaGCTAAGGGTAGAAGAGGGCTACAGTTATTTTCAGGATGAGAAAAGGCAAGGTAGGAAGATGCCTAGGGATATAGCAATAAGGTTCAAGACTGTGTGGCCCCTGATTTCTTGTTGTAGGCTCCTTGGGCTGGAACCAGTATAGAGAGCAGGCCTGAGTCCCCCCTACcagtcactggggaagtggcattgCTAAGGGGCAGTGAAAGAGAAGACTGCCTCAGACAACAGGCCTGGAGAGACTGAGATGTATGCAGTTTTCCTGGAAGGAGAAACCCACAGTGACCAAGTCATAAAGCAGGAGCAGCTGA encodes:
- the JDP2 gene encoding jun dimerization protein 2 → MMPGQIPDPSLTAGALPGLGPLTGLPGTTLMVEELKYADIRNIGAMISPLHFLEVKLGKRPQPVKSELDEEEERRKRRREKNKVAAARCRNKKKERTEFLQRESERLELMNAELKAQIEELKQERQQLILMLNRHRPTCIVRTDSIKTPESEANPLLEQLEKK